cttttaataatagggtgtatttataatttagCGGGATGCAAATAAAAGTTTcctttataaatttcttaaagttTTAAATTAGTGGACCAATTTTAGTctgcataaaaattcaaatttttctatCATCACACCAAACAAAAtagtgtgaattttttttttttttgagggaaAATACTTGTTATTATTAAACAAATAGAGATTCGTTTACAACAACAGAGTATATAGGTGGAGGGATAATCTCCAACCAAGTACAAGTCTCATCCAACCCTAATGCAAATTTAGCGAGTCCATGAGCCGCGTCATTTGCAGAACGTTTAAAATGTGTAACATTTACATTAGGGAAAAAGGATAATAGACTAACAACATCAAGAATTAAATCTTTAAATTCAGAATTTGAATTGAAGGGAGCTTTCAAAGCATTGGCCACCATAAGAGCATCGGTCTCAATATGCATGATCGGCAGGTGGTTTTGGATAGCCCAATTGAGACTGTGAAAAAGAGCCTTTGCTTCCATCTCATGAGATTTAAAGTTTCCTGTGATTGGCATTGAAAGAGCAGCTTTGACATGACCATTTGAATCCCTAAGAACAGCCCCTACACCAGTTGTGTAAGTGGAAACATTAACTGCTGCATCAATATTAAGCTTAAAAGCACCAGTAGGTGGTTTCGACCAAGGAATAGTAGCTGGTGTCATTTGGAGAGTCGTAACTGGGTGCACGATTGCAGAAGTAGCAGCAGTAGGTGAAGTTCGATGTTGAGCTGCACTAAAATTCTGCATGAAAACAGTAGAAAAAACAGCAAGATCCTTGGCTGGCCGAGCACTTTTACCGTGAACTACTTTGTTTCGTTCAGTCCAAATCGCCCATAGAGTACAAAACAGTTGCTCCATTTCTGGTTTTGTATAAACTGATGCAAGATGAATCAAGTAATCACCATGTTTCATAGAAGTACAAGCATGCCAATCAAACCTGTAATTAAGAGATCGCCATACTGCTTTAGCATATTTGTAGCTAAAAAGAGCGTGACCCGTGGTTTCCCAAGCTTGTTTGCAGATGGAACATGTGGAGTCGGTGATAATCTTCCTACAAACAAGTGAGGTTGCAACTGGAAGAGCATCATGAGTGATACGCCAGGCGAAGATCTTAACCTTTTGGGGGATCTGAAGTGACCAAAACAGCTTCCACCAAGCTAATTCAGAAGTTGAGCATGAACTGATGTCGGCATCTTCCAGCGATGTTGCAAGATGATAGGCACTTTGTACTGTGAATATTCCTGAAAGTTGATGATGCCATATCAATTTATCTGCTGTACCGAAGTAACTTAATGGAATCGTCACGATTTTCTCCAAATCAAGTTGGCAAAAAAACTGCTGCAGTAAGGGTACATTCAATTGTCTCTCTTCAGTAATAAAATTTGCAACCACACCATTGGAAGGCCCCGAGTAGCAAATGGGAAGGAAGGTAGTGTGACCAGGAATCCAAGGATCCGAACCACAATTAATAGATCGACCTTCACCAATTTTCCACCTCAACCCTTTGATCAACAGCTCACGGCCCCATGTAATTCCTTGCCATGTTAGTGATGGGGAATGACCCATAGAAGCTTCTAGGAATGAATTGTGTGGAAAATATTTGCTCTTAAGAAGTTGTCCAATGAGTGAATTCGGGTTCTCAAGTAGACGCCATGCTTGTTTCGCTAGAAGAGCTTGGTTAAAGTGTATAAAGGATCTAAAGCCCATACCTCCTTCACCTTTTTTTTTGCATAGCAAATTCCAAGAGCGCCAATGTATCTTTGAGCCATTCTCATTCATACCCCACCAAAAGTTGGCCATCATACTTTCAAGTTGTTTGCAAAAATAGACCGGTAGACGGAAGCAACTCATAGCATATGTAGGAATTGATTGGACAACAGCTTTAAGGAGGACTTCCCTTCCACCGGCTGAGAAGAGTTTTTCGTTCCAAGATTGCATTAGTTTCCAAATCCTCTCCTTAATATTGCTGAAAAGTACCTTCTTATCTCGTCCCGAATAAGATGGCAAGCCAAGGTATCTTTCATGACATTCACGAATAGGCATGGATAGATGGCGGTGAAAGAAAACTTGGGCAGCTAAAGTTGTATTCGGGGAGAAAGACATGACACATTTGTCAGGATTGATCATTTGTCCAGAAGCTAGACGATATGTATCTAAGACCCTCTTGATGGCTCGGCATGAACTTTCATCAGCTTGACAAAAGAGTAGACAGTCGTCGGCAAACAACAAATGAGAAATGGATGGAGCATGTCTCGTTAGCTTGTAACCATGTAAGTTGCCCATATCTTGCTCATGTTGAAGTAGCCTCGACAAACCTTCAGCACAAATCAAAAAGAGATAGGGGGACAAGGGGCAGCCTTGTCGTAACCCTCTAGTTGGCACTAAAGAACCAAATACTTCACCATTGATGAGAAAAGAAAACTGGTTTGTAGTTAGGCATTTCATGATAAGTGCAACCCAACCAGTAGCAAAACCCATCTTTCTCATTACCTCTTCAATGAATCGCCATTCAACTCGATCAAAGGCCTTACTCATGTCAAGTTTTAGAGAGGCAATTCCATGACGCCCTGTGGTCTTGTTCTTAATAGCATGGACCAACTCGAAAGCCACCAGAATGTTATCAGTAATCAACCTATTAGACAAAAAAGCACTTTGCGTCTCAGAGATTACCAAAGGAAGAACCTCCTTAAACCTGGCAACAATCATCTTtgtaaccaattttgaaatgacGTTGCACAAGCTAATAGGACGAAAGTCTTTCATGGTATGGGGTTTCTTGATTTTCGGAATGAGAGTGATAAGTGTTCGATTGAGGCTTGAAGGATCCGCACCATTATTGAGGATGCTAAGCACGGCTTGTGAAACTTGGTCACCAACAATAGACCAATGTTGTTGGTAGAACATGGCTGACATTCCATCTATTCCCGGACTCTTATCCGCAGACATGGTTTGTAATGCATTTCCAACTTCATCGTTTGTAAATGGTGCAAGAAGAGAAGCATTATGATCATCAGAAATCACAGTAGGAATACACTCCAAGATAGAGGCAAGGGCTGTATCATCTATTAGACCAGCTGTGAAAATATCTGAATAATAATCTCGCACAACCATGGAGATTTCATCTTTAGAGGATACCTTTGCACCAACATCATTGAAAAGAAATTTTATCTGATTGTTTGATTTCCTGGCATTGGCTTTAGCATGAAAGAATTTTGTATTCCTATCCCCACAAGCAAGCCAATCAACCCGCGAGCGCTGCTGCCAGTAAGTTTCTTCTTGTGCCAATAATTCATCAAGAATATTTTCAGCTTGTTTTAATTCATCAAGGTGACTGCCGGCCTGAGATAGAGAGTTGTTGAGTTGCTCCACTTTCTTTTgagtttttttaatgtttttttcatCTTTCCGTACTTGCTGTCATGCCATGTTTGAAGTTTGTCCGCACAAGAAGTCAGGTTGTTTATTACAGCCAAAATTGGATCAAGTGTAGCAGAGTTTGACCAATTTGAAGCAATAATCTCGGGTCAGACAGccacaatttttcaaatctgaaCCTGCTCTTACGTTTGCTGGTGTTGTGTTGTGCTGAAAGTAGATCGAATGAAGCGCAGATGGCACGATGATCTGACTGATAATAGTCAAGGTGCTGGACATTTGGTGTGTGGAAAAAATCCTCCCAATGATTATTAACGAAACACCAATCTAGGCGTTCCTTAATGGTGTTAGCGGCTGTACGATTTCTTGCCCAAGTGAAAGGATCACCCTCGATCACGGTTTCATGTAGACATCCTTTATCAATGGCTTTCCGAAAAGCTTCCATTTGAGATTCACTTCGAAGTGATCCACCCGATTTGTTACTGTTAAAAAGGATTTCATTGAAGTCACCTATAACAAACCAAGGAAGGTGAGGAGCAACATCCGCAAGTCGTTGGAGCAAAGTCCATGAGGCTGATCTGTTATGAGCTTCGGGAGCACCATAAAAGCAGGTTAAATGGAAAGTTGGGCTGTCATTCATCTTCAAATAACAATCAAAAAAATTTGGACCAAAGTTCAAGAGAGAAATGTCAATATCATCTTTCCAAAGTAACATTAGGCCACCACTAAGACCCAAGCGAGGAGATTCCAACCCATTTGAGAAGAGGAGTGATTGTCGGAAGCGAGAAACTGAGTTTATTGGTAGTTTTGTTTCCATAAGAAACAAAACTTGGGGCGATTGCTGCTGAACAAGCAACCGTAAATGTCTGAACGCACTAGAGTTCCCCAAACCCCGTGCATTCCAGCTTAGGATTTTCATGATGAGTTGCGGGGTTGCCTTGCAACCTCCGCACTTGAGTCTTTGGAGAAACTAGAATCTTCATTTTCAGAAACTAGAGTCTCAATGTCATCGTCTCTTGACAAAGGAGAAGATGATGATCCTTGGGCATTTCGACATCGTTTCAGCATACTCCTCATGGACAAGGAGTCATTTTGCCTTTTAAAAGTGGTTGCTGAAGGCTGATTTTCTTTGGCTATGGACACTTTAGCTTTAGTGTAGGTTGGGAGATGAGCCATAGATTGAGGAATAGTTGTGGGTGGATGAGTGGTGTTGAGAGAGATTGGATTAAGAACAGGTGGGTAAGTAGCATAAGTGTTGCTCTGCAAAACAGGTATGTATAAGTGAGAAAGATCCGTGACAGCAACAGTAGCAGATCCATTTGTGTTGGCATCAGATGTAGTAAAAGTCTCAGTAGAATGCTGGAgaacttgcttatttttttggTTACTGGTGTGTGAAGTGGAGTGGTTCAAGTTGCTTGCAAATGGTTTCGATGGTGGAGGTTGCTGATCATTAATGTTGCAAGTAAGTGGGAGTGTGTTTGACGAGAATGATAGAGGTGATACTGGTGTATTTGTATTGCTAGTGTGGGAAATTGGGTGATAATTGTTGCTGGTATATAATGCAGGAGGTGATGAATGTGGGTTGGTGATGTTGCTTTGATGAGAGGGAATGTTTGGGGTGTAAGGTTGCAGAGATGCAGAGCGAGGAATGTTACTGAAATGGCTGTAGGGAGTGAGAGATTTAGGGAAATCACTGCTAAGGCTGGCGTTGGAACATTGTGTGTTGGGCAGATTCGGTTGGATAGAGGAGGGAATGGTAGTGGCTGATGAAGGAGTTTGTGAGATGAGACTGTTGGTGTCAATATGTGTAGGAAATGGTGGATGAATGGTACTGGTGTGTTGTTGAGGCCTGGATAGTTGGTGATTGGAAGATTCTCCATCAAGTAGAACACGAGGGTGAGGTTGTCCACGGGAAATTAAGGATGGAAGTGTGGATGTGATTGTAGTGCGGGCCAATCTTGTAAGTAAAGGCCAAGCATTTCCTTTGGCAAAATCCGTTCTGTAGCGATCATAATTATTGGTTGGTAATTTTGCCCCTTTCATCCATGGGCCATATTGGAAATCATCATCATTACCGTTGTCCATTCTTTCCATGAAAGCAACACACTTCTCAAAAGGGTGGCCTAGACGACCACATTCAAAGCAAAATTCTGGTAATCTTTCGTAACGAAAGTCAATCCAAAATTCATCTTTTATTTTGGGCAGCCGGATCATGAGACCTCTCAACAATGGCTTATTAGTACAAAGTTTAACTCGAACCCGCAAGAAAGGACCCCAACCTTCATTGGTAGAATCATCAAAAACTTCAATGAATTCACCAATTATATTTCCAATTGCTTCAGCCAACATTTTAGATTTACTCAAAAAAGGTAGGCGATATATTTGAACCCAAAAAGGAGTGAAAATCAAATCTTCCTTAGAGACATTTTGCAGAGCATCTGGTGTACGAAGCACAATTAAGTGGTTTTGAAAGTGCCAAGGTTCTTTGTTCAAGACCCTTTGTTTATCTCCATCGCATCCGAACTTAATATGAAATAAACCATCTGTTTCCTTATATTCAGTAATCAGAACGTGGAATCGACCTCGCCAATGACCCGACATTTGGTCAATAAAGATTTTGCTGTAAATATTTTGATGAGTAAGGACTTTGGCCAGTAGAGTGTGGTGATGAGTAACAGGCTGCGTAGAGCAGTATTCAGGAACTGTGAAGATGGATCTTTCCTCATCAGTGAGTGAAAAATTAGTGTGCATATCATTGGTTATTGAATCCATGGTGGTGATCAGAGAAAGTCAGTGAAGGGGAATCTTGGTGCCGGCAAGGAGAAGTAGCATGGAGGGAACGGTTATGTggtagaaattttaaaaaagattgGTGAGAATAGCAGTTTGAGTGAAAGAGATTAGCAGTTGAAGAGGAAAAGtttgttaaaaagaaaacaTAACTAAAAACTGATAAAGACCCAATACGGGCACTTATGGgagaaatcaaatttaaaacttaattatacTATTACAGATAAATacttaacttattttttttagtggtaAAAATATATTCTGTTAATATTTTGTTACAAATACAAAATAGTGTGAATTAAATTAGATCGATACCCATAACTTGTCCATTAGACATAACAtgtgtatattatttttattattattattattattattattattgattttaattacgtaacttatatattttgttgagcCAACAAAATTATACCGATgagatttttattttctaaagatGGATCGATCGTATAATTACGTATTTGCtaaataaacagagaatgaGACCCAAGAAATAAAAAAGAGTCTGTTCTTGTATgtacaattaataattaatataattaataattaataattgtagAGTTATGTGATGAGTAGCTAGACAATAAAGATAACTAACTTATTTCCATTGGTCCAGGTTTAGCTAACTCATCATTTTTGTAATTCTAACGTTGTtaccaataattaataattaattacctatacatatatatggtttattattaactaaataatatattattatatgatgactttttttttttttgaaataaagcgTATATATATTAGAAGGAAACAAATAGTCAGACCTCACGGTCATTACAGAAAATATTACTCGGAATAGTAGAGACTTCTACCATACCAGAAATATTGTTGGCAAACACCCACTTGGCCACATTATGGGCCGCAAAACTACAGTttctagaaatataagaaaaattacagcaAGTGAAAGAATTAGAGAGATGTTTGCATTGTCTTGCGTAGTTCTCAAGCTGCCAAAAGGATTCGTCACCCTTTAGGTTCTTGATCACCATCTTAGAATCACTCTCCACTATAACAAAAGGGTGATGCATAGTGGCCGCCGTCTCCAAAGCTAACATACAAGCCGCCGCTTCCCCAATAAGAGAATCACTGAAGTGAAGCTTGTTAGTCGCCACCCACAAAATCGATTCCGTATGATCTCTGGCAATTGCCACCACACACATGGATTCCGCCCCGACTCTGACATCGCAGTTGATCTTGACCCACTCCTCAGGCGGGGGGGACCAATCCCGAGTATCAGCAACCTGTCGAGACTTGAGCAAACTGGATCCATAATCAGCGTAACAATAATTTATAGAATCAATGTAATGTTTCAAGCTACCCATATTGTTATTATGAACCTTCTCGTTTCGAGCCCTCCAAATCGTATCAACCACGATAGAAGCATAAAGGAATAAATCATCTGTATCCACTCCTCTGGTCCTAAGGTTCCACAGAAAACTAACCCAGTCCCACATACGGGCCCCAGATTCCACAACAGGCATAACTCCCCAAGGGGAAGATCTCCAAAGGTGAGACGCCAAATCGCAATAGAGAAATAAATGCTCCATAGTTTCGTCACCATTACCACAAAAGGGGCAGGTGGTTTCATTAATACCCATTCTCTTAGAAAGGATAGCCCTAACGGGTAGCGCATTGGAGAGGATACTCCACCAAAGGACTTTGTGACGCTCCAGAACTTTTGAACTCCACAGCTTGTTCCAAAGGTTCGGAGCAACATTACACAACGGAGCCCGTCTCATAGCTTGGATCAGATAGGCCGATTTGGTAGAGAATCGACCATTAGAGTTCTTTGACCAGATCCATCTATCTCTACCCTGACCACTCGGTTTACCGCCCCTCAAGATACTATTAACTGTTTCCCTGTGAAAGAGATCATTGAGCTTCCGGATGTCCCAATTCCCGTCAGGTAAAAGCAGATCCGACACAAATTCAGATGTTCCCTGGTAGTTTTGCTTGGGCTTAGGGTAAAAATCCCTGCCATGTATAACCCATGGGTCATTCCAAATGCTTGTATCGCTCCCATTAGCTATCAGTTTGCAAGCCCCTTCCTTTAGAATCTCTTTTGTACGCACCACATTCCTCCAAAACCAGGAGTCAGAACTCTTAACATCACAATCAAAGAATTGTCTACCCCGCAGGTATTTTGCTCTAAGCACCTTACAACATAAAGACTGGTTCTCATTGAGAAGATCCCAACCCCACTTGGCTAAAAGGGCTTGGTTCATTTCCAAAGATTTGCGAAATCCAAGCCCGCCCTGAGACTTGGGTAGACACAGGTGGTCCCAAGCCTTAAGACAGATCCCTCTGTTACCTTGTTCACAACCCCACCAAAAGTCTCTAACCATCCCGTCAATTCTTGAAGCCAGTTTTTTTGAGAGTTTCGTCGTTTGCATGGTATAAACAGGCAATGCCAGGCCACCGTATTTGATCAACGTGGCACGACCTGCCTTAGAAAGTGATTTTAATTTCCACCCATGCAACTTCTTAACCAAATTATCCAGGATGAAGTTGAAATCAGCATCCTTCTGACGGGATCTAAACAAGGGGAGTCCCAGATAATTTATGTTTCCCATCCCACAATTGAGCCCCAGAGCCTGTTTAATACTCCTCTTCATCCCGATACTTGTATTACCAGAGAAGAAAATGGATGTTTTGAGCTTGTTAATACTTTGGCCCGACCAATTACAGAATTTCTCTAAGCACTGCCACATCCCCTTGGCTTCAATCAAATTAGCCCTGCCCACCAGAATAAGATCATCGGCAAAGAAAAGGTGGGACAAAGATGGGCCATTTCTGCTCAACTTAATACCTTTTATAGTTCCACAGTTTAGAGCATTCTCAAGGATGCGTGAAAGAATTTCCGCCGCCCAGATAAAAATGTAAGGGGAGAGGGGATCCCCTTGTCGAATGCCACATTCTGGGTTAAACCCACTAATCTTCCTACCATTGAGCAGGAGGTTGAAAGATGTCGTTGTAAGGCATTGTCGGACCCAATGGCGAAACTTCTCAGGAGCCCTGAAGCTGCATAGGACATGATCAATAAAAGACCAGCTTAACTTATCATACGCTTTAACTAAGTCAATTTTGATAGCAAAAAAACCCTCcttccctttctttttcttgaAAGAATGGATAATCTCTTGGATTAAGACATTATTATCCTGGATGCTCCTGCCCGGGACAAAAGCAGCTTGGGTAGGACAGATCAGTCTCGGGAGGATCACTCTAACTCTGTTAGCAATAACTTTGGAGATCACCTTATATATGACATTACAAAGGGCAATCGGTCTAAACTGAGACACTTTCTTTGGGTTAGGGACTTTAGGAATGAGTGTCACATTAGTAGTGTTGAAGCCTCTATGTAAATTTCCAGTGAGGAAGAAATCTGTCACAGCATCACAGAAATCTTTTCCTACCGAATTCCAATAATGTTTGAAGAAGAGAACAGACATTCCATCCGGCCCAGGAGCCTTCATACTACCCATCGAGAACAGTGTTTGTCTTATTTCTTCATAACAAGGGATAACCTCCAGCCCTGCTTGTTCCGAGGGGGAGAGGTGGTCCGAAATCAGGTGATCTAATCTTTCCAACGGCCCTTGGGGCgggtttttaaaaatattccccAGAAAATCAGTGAATTCTTTTCCAATTGCATCTCGATCAGTTAACCAAACCCCATCCGAACTCAGGATGCTCTCCACTGAGTTCCTTCTATTCCGAATTGTAGCCGCGAGGAAGAAGAACTTAGAACATTTATCACCATCCTTTATCCACGAAACCCGGGATCTTTGCTGCCAGTAAATTGACTTCCGTCTTAGGGCCTCATTAAGATTATTCCTTATCTCCATCTCCTGAGCCCAGGCTCTAGTACCCGTAGGCATACTTTGGATAGCTTGTAACTGGTCTTGTAGCTTGGAAATGCACGTATCTAGCTTGTCGTATTGTTCCCGATTCCAATTAAGCAGAGCAAGGCGCGATGCACCCACTCTCTTATAAACTCTGGCCGGGGCCCAATCATGAGAAACAGATCCCCACGCATGTTCCACAATTAAGGAGCTACGGGGGTCCCTAGTCCACCAGGCCTCAAAGCGAAAAGGACGCCTGCTTCTGGAATCATGGACAACAGACTTAATAAAGAGAGGCCTATGATCAGAATTGCAGGTGGCGAGAGATTGAACTACCACCCTAGGAAAGAGTCTTAGCCAATCATCATTGCCAAGAGCTTTATCCAGGGCTGACTTGATGTGCCTGCTACCATCTCTATGGTTGTCCCAGGTCATGCAATCCCCTTTAATTGGTAAATCAACCAGAGCATGATCATTGATGAGGTTTGAGATAAAGGGGGTAAATTGGTCCTTTCCCCGGGATCCTACTCTCTCTGAGTCACTCAGCACAAAATTCACATCCCCAAGGATTAGCCAAGGTCCTCCGAATTTACGACCAAGCTCCATCAAGTTAGACCAAAAGAGCCTCTTTTCATGATAATAAGGGGGTCCATACACACAAGAAAGTAACCAAGGATTCCTAGGGGGGTCCGAGTAAACAATACCGGAAATCTGATTTTTTGAGATCATAATAGTTTCAAACATAAACCCCTCTTTCCAAGCCAAGATAATACCCCCCGCAAGCCCCACAGccggaaaaataatattatgataAAAATGGAGATATTTAAGAGTACGTACCAAACTTGTAGCTTCCACTTTTAATTcggaaatgaaaatgaaatcagGATCGCACGACCGAATCAGGGCTTTTAATTCCAGAACTGTAGAGGTCTGCCCAAACCCTCTACAGTTCCAAGCCACACCTCTCATGGCTCCTGTGGAGGAGGAACATCGTCCTCCTCCACAGGGGTCAAATTCACCTCATTAGCACCGACCGCCGAGCCCACAACAACAATTTGAACCAAATTTGTTGGCAGAATTGAGATATCCGCCAAACGGGCCTTGGCCTTCCAAACCGTCAGTCTAGAGGATTGTCCCAGAGACACTGGCATGTCAACTTGCAGGGATACATTTGCGGAGATCATAGAACTCCCCTGCTTGGTCACTTCATCACTATCCAAAGGCTCATcttgttgaaaattaatctCTTGGCCACCTCCCAAGGTTCTAATTTCATACAAGTCCAACTTTCCAAAATGATTAAGCTCTAGTAGCAATAAAAAAGAATAAGGaagaattaaaagaaaaaagttaaacaaGGCCTTATCTTCATTGGTAGAGTAATAAATTTTCCCTTCTGCCCAATATTTAGGAAATCATATTGGCCCAATTCAATAAGAGGAGTGCACGGCCCACCATCCGCCTGAGCACTAACAACCAAAGGCCCACCAATAATACGCCTTTTACCAACCCGATCCGTAGCCAACCCACCTTCCACAAAGCAATTCTCCACAAGAGGCAAATTCCCAAGT
This region of Cannabis sativa cultivar Pink pepper isolate KNU-18-1 chromosome 7, ASM2916894v1, whole genome shotgun sequence genomic DNA includes:
- the LOC133039776 gene encoding uncharacterized protein LOC133039776; translation: MKILSWNARGLGNSSAFRHLRLLVQQQSPQVLFLMETKLPINSVSRFRQSLLFSNGLESPRLGLSGGLMLLWKDDIDISLLNFGPNFFDCYLKMNDSPTFHLTCFYGAPEAHNRSASWTLLQRLADVAPHLPWFVIGDFNEILFNSNKSGGSLRSESQMEAFRKAIDKGCLHETVIEGDPFTWARNRTAANTIKERLDWCFVNNHWEDFFHTPNVQHLDYYQSDHRAICASFDLLSAQHNTSKLRKDEKNIKKTQKKVEQLNNSLSQAGSHLDELKQAENILDELLAQEETYWQQRSRVDWLACGDRNTKFFHAKANARKSNNQIKFLFNDVGAKVSSKDEISMVVRDYYSDIFTAGLIDDTALASILECIPTVISDDHNASLLAPFTNDEVGNALQTMSADKSPGIDGMSAMFYQQHWSIVGDQVSQAVLSILNNGADPSSLNRTLITLIPKIKKPHTMKDFRPISLCNVISKLVTKMIVARFKEVLPLVISETQSAFLSNRLITDNILVAFELVHAIKNKTTGRHGIASLKLDMSKAFDRVEWRFIEEVMRKMGFATGWVALIMKCLTTNQFSFLINGEVFGSLVPTRGLRQGCPLSPYLFLICAEGLSRLLQHEQDMGNLHGYKLTRHAPSISHLLFADDCLLFCQADESSCRAIKRVLDTYRLASGQMINPDKCVMSFSPNTTLAAQVFFHRHLSMPIRECHERYLGLPSYSGRDKKVLFSNIKERIWKLMQSWNEKLFSAGGREVLLKAVVQSIPTYAMSCFRLPVYFCKQLESMMANFWWGMNENGSKIHWRSWNLLCKKKGEGGMGFRSFIHFNQALLAKQAWRLLENPNSLIGQLLKSKYFPHNSFLEASMGHSPSLTWQGITWGRELLIKGLRWKIGEGRSINCGSDPWIPGHTTFLPICYSGPSNGVVANFITEERQLNVPLLQQFFCQLDLEKIVTIPLSYFGTADKLIWHHQLSGIFTVQSAYHLATSLEDADISSCSTSELAWWKLFWSLQIPQKVKIFAWRITHDALPVATSLVCRKIITDSTCSICKQAWETTGHALFSYKYAKAVWRSLNYRFDWHACTSMKHGDYLIHLASVYTKPEMEQLFCTLWAIWTERNKVVHGKSARPAKDLAVFSTVFMQNFSAAQHRTSPTAATSAIVHPVTTLQMTPATIPWSKPPTGAFKLNIDAAVNVSTYTTGVGAVLRDSNGHVKAALSMPITGNFKSHEMEAKALFHSLNWAIQNHLPIMHIETDALMVANALKAPFNSNSEFKDLILDVVSLLSFFPNVNVTHFKRSANDAAHGLAKFALGLDETCTWLEIIPPPIYSVVVNESLFV